Proteins found in one Serratia plymuthica genomic segment:
- the rpoB gene encoding DNA-directed RNA polymerase subunit beta, protein MVYSYTEKKRIRKDFGKRPQVLDIPYLLSIQLDSFQKFIEQDPEGQYGLEAAFRSVFPIQSYSGNSELQYVSYRLGEPVFDVKECQIRGVTYSAPLRVKLRLVIYEREAPEGTVKDIKEQEVYMGEIPLMTENGTFVINGTERVIVSQLHRSPGVFFDSDKGKTHSSGKVLYNARIIPYRGSWLDFEFDPKDNLFVRIDRRRKLPATIILRALQFTTEQILDLFFAKVVFEIRDNKLQMELVPERLRGETASFDIEANGKIYIEKGRRITARHIRQLEKDEIQSIEVPVEYIAGKVVAKDYIDTNTGELICAANMELSLDLLAKLSQSGHKRIETLFTNDLDHGAYISETLRVDPTSDRLSALVEIYRMMRPGEPPTREAAESLFENLFFSEDRYDLSAVGRMKFNRSLLRDEIEGSGILSKDDIIEVMKKLIDIRNGKGEVDDIDHLGNRRIRSVGEMAENQFRVGLVRVERAVKERLSLGDLDTLMPQDMINAKPISAAVKEFFGSSQLSQFMDQNNPLSEITHKRRISALGPGGLTRERAGFEVRDVHPTHYGRVCPIETPEGPNIGLINSLSVYAQTNEYGFLETPYRRVRDGLVTDEINYLSAIEEGNFVIAQANSNLDDDGRFVEDLVTCRSKGESSLFSRDQVDYMDVSTQQVVSVGASLIPFLEHDDANRALMGANMQRQAVPTLRADKPLVGTGMERAVAVDSGVTAVAKRGGVIQYVDASRIVIKVNEDEMHAGEAGIDIYNLTKYTRSNQNTCINQMPCVNLGEPIERGDVLADGPSTDLGELALGQNMRVAFMPWNGYNFEDSILVSERVVQEDRFTTIHIQELACVSRDTKLGPEEITADIPNVGEAALSKLDESGIVYIGAEVTGGDILVGKVTPKGETQLTPEEKLLRAIFGEKASDVKDSSLRVPNGVSGTVIDVQVFTRDGVEKDKRALEIEEMQLKQAKKDLTEELQILEAGLFARIHAVLVAGGVEAEKLSKLPRDRWLELGLTDEEKQNQLEQLAEQYDELKSDFEKKLDAKRRKITQGDDLAPGVLKIVKVYLAVKRQIQPGDKMAGRHGNKGVISKINPIEDMPYDENGTPVDIVLNPLGVPSRMNIGQILETHLGMAAKGIGEKINQMLKQQQEVAKLREFIQKAYDLGDDVCQKVDLNTFTDDEVLRLAENLKKGMPIATPVFDGAKETEIKQLLEMGGIPTSGQITLFDGRTGEQFERQVTVGYMYMLKLNHLVDDKMHARSTGSYSLVTQQPLGGKAQFGGQRFGEMEVWALEAYGAAYTLQEMLTVKSDDVNGRTKMYKNIVDGDHRMEPGMPESFNVLLKEIRSLGINIELEDE, encoded by the coding sequence GATCCAGAAGGGCAGTACGGCCTTGAAGCCGCATTCCGTTCTGTTTTCCCTATCCAGAGCTACAGTGGCAATTCGGAGCTGCAATACGTTAGCTACCGTCTTGGTGAGCCGGTGTTCGACGTCAAAGAGTGCCAGATCCGTGGTGTGACGTACTCTGCACCGCTGCGCGTAAAACTGCGCCTGGTAATCTATGAGCGTGAAGCTCCAGAAGGTACGGTCAAAGACATCAAGGAACAAGAAGTCTATATGGGCGAAATTCCGCTCATGACCGAAAACGGTACCTTTGTGATCAACGGTACTGAGAGGGTTATCGTATCTCAGCTTCACCGTAGTCCTGGCGTATTCTTTGACAGCGATAAGGGTAAAACCCACTCCTCGGGTAAAGTGCTTTATAACGCACGTATCATCCCTTACCGCGGTTCATGGTTGGATTTCGAGTTTGACCCGAAAGACAACCTGTTCGTGCGTATTGACCGTCGCCGCAAACTGCCTGCGACCATCATTCTGCGCGCGCTGCAATTCACCACTGAGCAGATCCTTGACCTGTTCTTTGCGAAAGTTGTATTCGAGATCCGTGATAACAAGCTGCAGATGGAGCTGGTTCCAGAACGTCTGCGTGGTGAAACCGCTTCATTTGATATTGAAGCCAACGGCAAGATCTACATTGAGAAAGGCCGTCGTATCACCGCTCGTCATATCCGTCAGCTCGAAAAAGACGAAATTCAGAGTATTGAAGTACCGGTTGAGTACATTGCGGGCAAAGTGGTCGCGAAGGACTATATCGATACCAATACCGGTGAGCTGATCTGCGCAGCCAACATGGAGCTGTCGCTGGATCTGCTGGCCAAACTGAGCCAGTCCGGCCACAAACGTATCGAAACGCTGTTCACCAACGATCTGGATCACGGCGCGTATATCTCTGAGACTCTGCGTGTCGACCCAACCAGCGATCGTTTGAGCGCACTGGTAGAAATCTACCGCATGATGCGCCCTGGTGAGCCACCAACGCGCGAAGCTGCCGAAAGCCTGTTCGAGAACCTGTTCTTCTCCGAAGACCGCTATGATCTGTCTGCGGTTGGCCGTATGAAGTTCAACCGTTCTCTGCTGCGTGACGAGATCGAAGGTTCGGGCATCCTGAGCAAAGACGACATCATTGAAGTGATGAAGAAGCTCATCGATATCCGTAACGGTAAAGGCGAAGTGGACGATATCGACCACTTGGGCAACCGTCGTATTCGTTCCGTCGGCGAAATGGCCGAGAACCAGTTCCGTGTAGGTCTGGTGCGTGTTGAGCGTGCGGTTAAAGAACGTCTGTCCCTGGGCGATCTGGACACCCTGATGCCTCAGGACATGATCAACGCCAAGCCGATTTCGGCGGCGGTGAAAGAGTTCTTCGGCTCCAGCCAGCTGTCTCAGTTTATGGACCAGAACAACCCGTTGTCCGAGATTACGCACAAACGTCGTATCTCTGCATTGGGCCCAGGCGGTCTGACCCGTGAACGTGCCGGCTTTGAAGTTCGAGACGTACACCCGACTCACTACGGTCGCGTGTGCCCAATCGAAACGCCGGAAGGTCCAAACATCGGTCTGATCAACTCCTTGTCCGTGTACGCACAGACCAACGAGTATGGCTTCCTGGAAACTCCGTACCGCCGCGTGCGTGACGGTCTGGTTACCGATGAAATCAACTACTTGTCTGCTATTGAAGAAGGCAACTTCGTTATCGCTCAGGCGAACTCCAACCTGGATGATGACGGCCGCTTCGTAGAAGACCTGGTCACCTGTCGTAGCAAAGGCGAGTCAAGCCTGTTTAGCCGCGATCAGGTTGACTATATGGACGTATCAACCCAGCAGGTTGTTTCCGTTGGTGCTTCACTGATTCCATTCCTGGAACACGATGACGCCAACCGTGCATTGATGGGTGCGAACATGCAACGTCAGGCGGTTCCTACACTGCGTGCTGACAAGCCGCTGGTAGGTACCGGTATGGAACGTGCTGTAGCGGTTGACTCCGGTGTTACTGCCGTAGCCAAACGTGGCGGTGTGATCCAGTACGTGGATGCTTCCCGTATCGTTATCAAAGTTAACGAAGACGAGATGCACGCGGGCGAAGCAGGTATCGATATTTATAACCTGACCAAGTACACCCGTTCTAACCAGAACACCTGCATCAACCAGATGCCGTGCGTGAACCTGGGTGAGCCAATCGAGCGCGGCGACGTGCTGGCAGATGGCCCGTCCACCGATCTGGGTGAACTGGCGCTGGGCCAGAACATGCGCGTGGCGTTCATGCCATGGAACGGTTACAACTTCGAAGACTCCATCTTGGTGTCCGAGCGTGTGGTTCAGGAAGATCGCTTCACTACCATCCACATCCAGGAACTGGCGTGCGTGTCTCGCGACACCAAGCTGGGGCCTGAAGAGATCACTGCCGACATCCCTAACGTGGGTGAAGCTGCGCTCTCCAAACTGGATGAATCCGGTATCGTGTATATCGGTGCTGAAGTGACCGGTGGCGACATTCTGGTGGGTAAGGTAACGCCGAAAGGTGAAACCCAACTGACCCCAGAAGAGAAGCTGCTGCGCGCGATCTTCGGTGAGAAAGCGTCTGACGTTAAAGACTCTTCTCTGCGTGTACCAAACGGCGTTTCCGGTACGGTTATCGACGTGCAGGTCTTTACCCGCGATGGCGTGGAAAAAGACAAGCGTGCGTTGGAAATCGAAGAAATGCAGCTGAAGCAGGCGAAGAAAGACCTGACTGAAGAACTGCAGATCCTGGAAGCCGGTCTGTTTGCGCGTATCCATGCGGTGTTGGTTGCCGGTGGCGTTGAAGCCGAGAAGCTGAGCAAACTGCCACGCGATCGCTGGCTGGAACTGGGCCTGACCGACGAAGAGAAGCAAAACCAGCTGGAACAGCTGGCAGAGCAGTACGACGAGCTGAAATCCGACTTCGAGAAGAAGCTGGACGCCAAACGTCGTAAGATCACCCAAGGCGATGACCTGGCACCAGGCGTGCTGAAAATCGTTAAGGTTTATCTGGCTGTTAAGCGTCAGATCCAACCGGGTGACAAGATGGCAGGCCGCCACGGTAACAAGGGTGTTATCTCCAAGATCAACCCGATCGAAGATATGCCTTACGATGAAAACGGCACGCCGGTTGACATCGTACTGAACCCGCTGGGCGTACCATCACGTATGAACATCGGTCAGATCCTGGAAACCCACCTGGGTATGGCTGCGAAAGGTATTGGTGAGAAGATCAACCAAATGCTGAAGCAGCAACAGGAAGTGGCCAAGCTGCGTGAGTTCATTCAGAAGGCCTACGATCTGGGCGACGATGTCTGCCAGAAAGTTGACCTGAACACCTTCACCGACGACGAAGTACTGCGTCTGGCAGAGAACCTGAAAAAAGGTATGCCAATCGCCACGCCGGTGTTCGATGGTGCGAAAGAGACTGAAATCAAGCAACTGCTGGAAATGGGCGGAATCCCAACCTCCGGTCAGATTACGCTGTTCGATGGCCGTACCGGTGAGCAGTTCGAGCGCCAGGTTACCGTTGGCTATATGTACATGCTGAAACTGAACCACTTGGTTGACGATAAAATGCACGCCCGTTCAACCGGTTCTTACAGCTTGGTTACTCAGCAGCCGCTGGGTGGTAAGGCGCAGTTCGGTGGTCAACGCTTCGGTGAGATGGAAGTGTGGGCACTGGAAGCATACGGCGCAGCTTACACCTTGCAGGAAATGCTCACCGTTAAGTCGGATGACGTTAACGGCCGTACCAAGATGTACAAAAACATCGTGGATGGCGATCACCGCATGGAACCAGGCATGCCGGAGTCCTTCAACGTACTGTTGAAAGAAATCCGCTCGCTCGGTATCAACATCGAACTGGAAGACGAGTAA